One genomic window of Mauremys mutica isolate MM-2020 ecotype Southern chromosome 5, ASM2049712v1, whole genome shotgun sequence includes the following:
- the PURG gene encoding purine-rich element-binding protein gamma isoform X1 has protein sequence MERGRGGGGGRSVGGSSLHRSIYSQSQQQYHYPASSQGGCMEIQELASKRVDIQKKRFYLDVKQSSRGRFLKIAEVWIGRGRQENIRKSKLTLSLSVAAELKDYLGDFIEHYAHLGLKGSHSHRHEHSNGKEQDLRRRQQHHLPSPPASVESEEHPHSVLKTEYIERDNRKYYLDLKENQRGRFLRIRQTMIRGPGMIGYFGHNLGQEQTIVLPAQGMIEFRDALVQLIEEYGEGDIEERRSGGDEPLELPEGTSFRVDNKRFYFDVGSNRYGIFLKVSEVRPPYRNTITVPYKAWTRFGENFIKYEEEMRRIYNSHKEKRMDVTGDSGEEQEGLE, from the coding sequence atggagaggggaagaggaggaggaggaggaaggagtgtGGGGGGCTCCAGCCTGCACAGGAGCATTTACTCCCAGTCTCAACAGCAGTATCActatcctgcctcctctcagggGGGCTGCATGGAGATCCAGGAGCTAGCCTCCAAAAGGGTGGACATCCAGAAAAAGCGATTTTATCTGGATGTGAAGCAGAGTTCCCGAGGCCGCTTCCTGAAGATAGCGGAGGTCTGGATAGGAAGAGGCAGGCAGGAAAATATCAGGAAAAGCAAACTGACTCTCTCCTTGTCTGTGGCTGCTGAGCTGAAGGATTATCTGGGAGATTTCATAGAGCACTATGCCCATTTGGGCCTCAAAGGCAGCCATAGTCATAGACATGAACACAGCAATGGCAAAGAGCAAGATTTGAGAAGACGGCAACAGCATCATCTGCCTTCGCCTCCAGCATCTGTTGAATCAGAAGAGCATCCTCACAGTGTCCTGAAAACTGAATATATAGAAAGAGACAACaggaagtattatctagacctgaAGGAGAATCAACGTGGGCGTTTCTTAAGGATTAGACAAACCATGATTAGAGGACCGGGCATGATAGGTTATTTTGGCCACAATTTGGGACAGGAACAGACTATTGTCCTTCCAGCCCAAGGGATGATTGAATTCAGGGATGCTTTGGTCCAGCTAATTGAAGAATATGGGGAGGGAGATATAGAAGAACGACGAAGTGGGGGTGATGAACCCCTTGAGCTTCCAGAGGGGACTTCCTTCAGGGTGGATAACAAGCGGTTCTACTTTGATGTGGGATCTAACAGGTATGGCATTTTTTTGAAGGTAAGTGAGGTGAGGCCACCTTACCGTAACACCATCACTGTCCCGTATAAAGCGTGGACAAGGTTTGGGGAAAACTTTATCAAGTATGAAGAAGAAATGAGGAGAATTTACAACAGCCATAAAGAGAAAAGAATGGATGTCACAGGTGACAGTGGTGAAGAGCAAGAGGGTCTGGAATAG
- the PURG gene encoding purine-rich element-binding protein gamma isoform X3, translating into MERGRGGGGGRSVGGSSLHRSIYSQSQQQYHYPASSQGGCMEIQELASKRVDIQKKRFYLDVKQSSRGRFLKIAEVWIGRGRQENIRKSKLTLSLSVAAELKDYLGDFIEHYAHLGLKGSHSHRHEHSNGKEQDLRRRQQHHLPSPPASVESEEHPHSVLKTEYIERDNRKYYLDLKENQRGRFLRIRQTMIRGPGMIGYFGHNLGQEQTIVLPAQGMIEFRDALVQLIEEYGEGDIEERRSGGDEPLELPEGTSFRVDNKRFYFDVGSNRYGIFLKASF; encoded by the coding sequence atggagaggggaagaggaggaggaggaggaaggagtgtGGGGGGCTCCAGCCTGCACAGGAGCATTTACTCCCAGTCTCAACAGCAGTATCActatcctgcctcctctcagggGGGCTGCATGGAGATCCAGGAGCTAGCCTCCAAAAGGGTGGACATCCAGAAAAAGCGATTTTATCTGGATGTGAAGCAGAGTTCCCGAGGCCGCTTCCTGAAGATAGCGGAGGTCTGGATAGGAAGAGGCAGGCAGGAAAATATCAGGAAAAGCAAACTGACTCTCTCCTTGTCTGTGGCTGCTGAGCTGAAGGATTATCTGGGAGATTTCATAGAGCACTATGCCCATTTGGGCCTCAAAGGCAGCCATAGTCATAGACATGAACACAGCAATGGCAAAGAGCAAGATTTGAGAAGACGGCAACAGCATCATCTGCCTTCGCCTCCAGCATCTGTTGAATCAGAAGAGCATCCTCACAGTGTCCTGAAAACTGAATATATAGAAAGAGACAACaggaagtattatctagacctgaAGGAGAATCAACGTGGGCGTTTCTTAAGGATTAGACAAACCATGATTAGAGGACCGGGCATGATAGGTTATTTTGGCCACAATTTGGGACAGGAACAGACTATTGTCCTTCCAGCCCAAGGGATGATTGAATTCAGGGATGCTTTGGTCCAGCTAATTGAAGAATATGGGGAGGGAGATATAGAAGAACGACGAAGTGGGGGTGATGAACCCCTTGAGCTTCCAGAGGGGACTTCCTTCAGGGTGGATAACAAGCGGTTCTACTTTGATGTGGGATCTAACAGGTATGGCATTTTTTTGAAG
- the PURG gene encoding purine-rich element-binding protein gamma isoform X2 has protein sequence MERGRGGGGGRSVGGSSLHRSIYSQSQQQYHYPASSQGGCMEIQELASKRVDIQKKRFYLDVKQSSRGRFLKIAEVWIGRGRQENIRKSKLTLSLSVAAELKDYLGDFIEHYAHLGLKGSHSHRHEHSNGKEQDLRRRQQHHLPSPPASVESEEHPHSVLKTEYIERDNRKYYLDLKENQRGRFLRIRQTMIRGPGMIGYFGHNLGQEQTIVLPAQGMIEFRDALVQLIEEYGEGDIEERRSGGDEPLELPEGTSFRVDNKRFYFDVGSNRLLSDGNWEL, from the coding sequence atggagaggggaagaggaggaggaggaggaaggagtgtGGGGGGCTCCAGCCTGCACAGGAGCATTTACTCCCAGTCTCAACAGCAGTATCActatcctgcctcctctcagggGGGCTGCATGGAGATCCAGGAGCTAGCCTCCAAAAGGGTGGACATCCAGAAAAAGCGATTTTATCTGGATGTGAAGCAGAGTTCCCGAGGCCGCTTCCTGAAGATAGCGGAGGTCTGGATAGGAAGAGGCAGGCAGGAAAATATCAGGAAAAGCAAACTGACTCTCTCCTTGTCTGTGGCTGCTGAGCTGAAGGATTATCTGGGAGATTTCATAGAGCACTATGCCCATTTGGGCCTCAAAGGCAGCCATAGTCATAGACATGAACACAGCAATGGCAAAGAGCAAGATTTGAGAAGACGGCAACAGCATCATCTGCCTTCGCCTCCAGCATCTGTTGAATCAGAAGAGCATCCTCACAGTGTCCTGAAAACTGAATATATAGAAAGAGACAACaggaagtattatctagacctgaAGGAGAATCAACGTGGGCGTTTCTTAAGGATTAGACAAACCATGATTAGAGGACCGGGCATGATAGGTTATTTTGGCCACAATTTGGGACAGGAACAGACTATTGTCCTTCCAGCCCAAGGGATGATTGAATTCAGGGATGCTTTGGTCCAGCTAATTGAAGAATATGGGGAGGGAGATATAGAAGAACGACGAAGTGGGGGTGATGAACCCCTTGAGCTTCCAGAGGGGACTTCCTTCAGGGTGGATAACAAGCGGTTCTACTTTGATGTGGGATCTAACAG
- the PURG gene encoding purine-rich element-binding protein gamma isoform X4, whose protein sequence is MERGRGGGGGRSVGGSSLHRSIYSQSQQQYHYPASSQGGCMEIQELASKRVDIQKKRFYLDVKQSSRGRFLKIAEVWIGRGRQENIRKSKLTLSLSVAAELKDYLGDFIEHYAHLGLKGSHSHRHEHSNGKEQDLRRRQQHHLPSPPASVESEEHPHSVLKTEYIERDNRKYYLDLKENQRGRFLRIRQTMIRGPGMIGYFGHNLGQEQTIVLPAQGMIEFRDALVQLIEEYGEGDIEERRSGGDEPLELPEGTSFRVDNKRFYFDVGSNRICGVTE, encoded by the coding sequence atggagaggggaagaggaggaggaggaggaaggagtgtGGGGGGCTCCAGCCTGCACAGGAGCATTTACTCCCAGTCTCAACAGCAGTATCActatcctgcctcctctcagggGGGCTGCATGGAGATCCAGGAGCTAGCCTCCAAAAGGGTGGACATCCAGAAAAAGCGATTTTATCTGGATGTGAAGCAGAGTTCCCGAGGCCGCTTCCTGAAGATAGCGGAGGTCTGGATAGGAAGAGGCAGGCAGGAAAATATCAGGAAAAGCAAACTGACTCTCTCCTTGTCTGTGGCTGCTGAGCTGAAGGATTATCTGGGAGATTTCATAGAGCACTATGCCCATTTGGGCCTCAAAGGCAGCCATAGTCATAGACATGAACACAGCAATGGCAAAGAGCAAGATTTGAGAAGACGGCAACAGCATCATCTGCCTTCGCCTCCAGCATCTGTTGAATCAGAAGAGCATCCTCACAGTGTCCTGAAAACTGAATATATAGAAAGAGACAACaggaagtattatctagacctgaAGGAGAATCAACGTGGGCGTTTCTTAAGGATTAGACAAACCATGATTAGAGGACCGGGCATGATAGGTTATTTTGGCCACAATTTGGGACAGGAACAGACTATTGTCCTTCCAGCCCAAGGGATGATTGAATTCAGGGATGCTTTGGTCCAGCTAATTGAAGAATATGGGGAGGGAGATATAGAAGAACGACGAAGTGGGGGTGATGAACCCCTTGAGCTTCCAGAGGGGACTTCCTTCAGGGTGGATAACAAGCGGTTCTACTTTGATGTGGGATCTAACAG